A region of the Apium graveolens cultivar Ventura chromosome 6, ASM990537v1, whole genome shotgun sequence genome:
AGTGGCTGAAAGGAGTGAGTATTTCTCCAATATCCACTCCTGAGTCTTTGTCCATCTTCCTCTGCATTTCATAGATCATGTCTTTTAGGTCCTTCtgcttttcttcttcttcatcatcagaaatcagctccggagtagggtctctccgggtccttttgctcctagacttggccaacagcttctcttcttctaattgtattctcttttggatctttagctcgagctttgcttcctcttctttcctgatttgctcccggacttcttccaactttctctgtttagaagcttctgcttctttcttgccttgatcttttttgcttttctttccTTTGGATCCAATGCGGTCGAATACAGACCTCTTTGATTGctgggagtccccggactcctcCGGCTCCTCCTCTAGTTCTGCCTCTTCTTGGAGGCGGGTCTGCTCCTGTCTGTATAGTCTGATTGCTTCTGCTAGTTCATCGCTCGTGAGGTTGGCCATGTGCTCTTCGACTACCGGGACATTAGTGTACTTGTACTAATTGAGCTCTATGAGGGTCCTGGCATCCCTGGTATTTACAATTCTCTCCATCACGGGAGTGTgtagtggttgctcctggaacgTTTCTCTCTCAGCTCCTAGGTCAAGGGCCTGGGAGTGATCCGGCTCCTGGACCTGTGCACTAGCAGATGGTCTTCCAGAGGTGCTctttcctggtcttgccatttcTCAACAATACCAACAACAAATAACAACAGTATGCTATCGAGAATATCAATCTAAGGTTGCTTTTTGGAAATTGTAAAAACTACCCAGAATCACAACAAACACTAACAAATAGCTTCCGGGGAGCAGTTTAAACAACGATGTAGCATAACGCGAATGCTATATTCAAACTAGAGCAATAACGATTAAAACTAACGATAGCTCACTCATACGTGGCTTAAATCAACAAAACGGGCTCACACAAATGTGGCCTAAAATAACAAGCGCACAAAAACATGGCCgaaataaacaacattcatgcTTATGGAAAAAGGGGGGTTGCTTGGATTCTTACAAGTTTGAATTAACGGACTCTTTGAAGAGTTTGTTGATGACGacgaatccaggggcaccgagacccaaggatggagagccctctccttctagcgccaaatgataactcctggtggcggggctgtTCCTTCGTCGGCGATCCTCCGCCGCTGTAGgggtgtagctgtggttgggttcctacaaaacaacaccggaagggggttTAGAGtcccgcggcacctccggcgtgagagtaagaactagctttttgggaagatgaagatgaatatgaatgcagggtggctgtgtgtgtatatgagtgtgaaagaatgattaaccccaaaaccttaccttctttggctatttatagcccaaggatagggttttggggttggtaccttcgaatcgtagccattggttctcggagcggaggacacctggcgggagtggatgctttacacgtgtcagcgcgggactggtcgaggaatgttctgaggatcctctgacacgtaCCCTGATTATTCctatgattgatgtgtgacagttgtccccgtcacgtgcttgggccaacgtctcacgtgctGGGGTTTATCAGGGTTCTGCTTGCGGGACTGAGCTAGTTGGGAGTGGTGCTGCGCGGAACTACTCCTCCCAGGAGTCGCGTGGAGTTAGGGgcttaggagtagtcctcccaggagctgtacggagttgaaggcctaggagtagtcctcccaagagctatatggagttaggagcttaggagtagtcctcccaggagctgtgtggagttgaaggcctaggagtagccctcccaggagctatatgtactatcacCCGATGTCCaattttatcatcacccgatcaaaagtaacttttaatgtagtcaaagtatattaatcctcgtatagaaatataatgatttcaagtcaaaggatcgttacaccattatcactgtgagtctttcttatgactttattaaacatgaagaatctcactgtggaTCTGTCCAGTACgatgtactctcacatgtacctatgtattgactttagtatccccatacttataaccaatgagatgtggttatcttgtcaaacaacatactagtctatctatgtattattattgtcctatataataatactcgactagggacctttaagaatatgatatattatataatctcaagttcaagtcatgtacttaaaatatacaatttgtatcatgattctaaggacatttattatgctaacaaaatatcgcagtaattaaggtcataataaatacatttattgaatgatcaactgacataaagattataaaagaataatgtattgcctctagggcacatACACTAACATGTTGTACTTGAGAGGATCGGGGCGGTGATGACCGTTATTCAGTCACTTGTGAAGGATAAATCACAAATAGGTGGATTATTCATTCTGGTTGCTCTTACAACATGTGTCCAAATCAAAAGTGGTTTACCACTTATATAGTCGTTGAAAGTGGAACCGCATTGATGGGAAATAATCATGCTTATAAAATGGCAGCACTTGGTTCGATAAGAATTATGATGCATGATGGAGTGGTAAGAATATTGATAGATATGAGACATATTTTTGAACTaacgatatttttttatttcTATTGGTGTGATGGATTCCAGTGGGTGTAAAATTGTTGCACATAATGGTGAGATAAAAGTTGTTCGTGGTTCTTAGTAGTGATGAAATGTATTTTTTAAGAAAATCTTTATACTATTATAAGTACAAACCGCCCGAAAGTGCAAGTATTGCGGCTATTGGAAATGGTGGAGACCCATGTGAATGCACTCTGTTATTAAATAGGTGACTTGGGCATATGTCGACGAGCAGTGATTTGTCGATTAAGAGGGTTTGTTGAAAAACATGAAGAAGGCCTGCATAGATTTTTGCGAGCATTGCGTGTACGTTATAGTTCACCACGTTAGTTCAAGACAAGTAAACGAAAAATCAGAGATATATTAGACTATGTGCATACATATGTTTGGGTCTACCTCGAGGTATTTTGTCACTCTTTTAAGATTATTCTAGGCATGTTTGTGTGTATTTCTTGAAATGTATTAACGAGGTATTCAATATATTCAAGAAGTAAAAAATAATGATTGGAAACATAACTGGTAAAAACGAGGTAGTCTATTATCCGAAATGAACTATATTCCACGGATTACTACTCAAAAGAAATGTGCCTAAAACTttaacggaacaagtgatttatGCAGATTGGGGATGGTTTATAGATTGGGGGTGGTAATAAAGATGATTCGTCTTCACTAGGATCTAATCATATTTCTTGGAAATCTTCAAAATAATTTACGCTGGCATACTCATCTACGTAGAATATCGTGATCTAACTAATATTTCCGCTAAAATTCAAAGAATTCAAAATTTACTTCATGAATTTGGCGTAAATTTTCCACAGCCTCCTACTATCGACTATGAAAATATTGGCGTCATTTATCTTAGTGCTAATCCCATTTTCCATTTAAGGATGAAACACCTTGTATTGGATAATTTTTTTTTCGGGCAACAATTACAAGCTGGAAACTCTAGGATTTACATCTTTAATGACCTATTAATAGTTTAACTATTTATACTGTTTCTAAGAGTGGCTACTTTCAGAAATGTTTTCAGCATGCTAATTAGCATCGCATTCTTCAACAAACAGCCGTAAAGAATTTCCAAATTTCGGTGCAAACTCTTCCAGAAAATCTCCGTCAATGTCAAGTTCAGGAATTTCACGTAGATAGTAAGGCTGGCCAGCGCTCCATCCTGATTCATACCACTCTAAAGCATTCCACCATTTCATCTCTCCTTTGACTTCTATTGCATCTTTATCAAACACTTCCACTGAAGGCAGTCTTTTCAGCATTGGGCAATCGTAAACAACTATGTTTTCTAGTTTCCGACCCATGCTGAAGTCCCCAGATATGCTCACTAACTGGGGCAAGTACAAAAGTGATAACTTTTTTAATCTGAAAAGAATTTTTTTAGATATCGACTGAGATTTGTCTGCAACTACTAAAGTTTGGACTTTGGGGCAATCTTCAACTATCATCTCTTCCAGATTTACTAAATCTTCTAGTAGCTCCGGGGTGAAAATGGTGATCAAACTTGGGCACATATGCAAAACCAATACCTTTAATGACTGCAAGCAACAAGAAGCACCTGGCCCTTTGCAGATTACCTCTAATTTTTCCAGGTAATGAATAGCCAAGTATTGCAATGAATGAAGATTTTCTCCTTTATTAGCTACTCCAACACTATAGTCACTTTCATCAAAAACCATTTTCATCTCATTGCAATCCACCAACAAGCAGAATTTCAGCTCATTCAGTTCCCCTAATTTGAATACAGAGAGCTTCTGAATAGTCCAGTGACGATCCAGGTACAGAGCATTGGCATGTTTCACTGCTTCTGCAAACTCACTCGTGTTTTCCTTGCCATTAATATATTTCAAGCATTTCTTCAATTTCAGAAACTCCTCTTCAAAGTCACACGGTATACGAGATATGAAACGTTGACCATAAGGCCCAAAAATGACATTGAAATTAGATAAGTTCGGGTAAATAGACAAGCCATCCTTGTTCCACCTAAGTTCCACGAGACTCTTGAGGAGTTCAGCTGTTGGCAGATACAACTTTAGAGTTTTCAGCTTATTTAGGCTAGGCAGGTCTTCCATAATAATCTTCACCGCAGCACTGCACCATAAACTCTGTGGATCAATAGTTATGCTTAGATCCTCCAACTGATTAAGTTTCGATAGTTTTGCAACTGGGATTATAGAGGATATTTTCTTGGTTTTTCTGTAGCTCTCAGCATCATACAAGGAAACCTTTAAGCACTTCAAGTTAATTAACTTCTCGAGTTCAGCTGGCAAATAAGCAAGACCAGTTCCTTCAAGATCTAATACTTTGAGATTCTCAAGTGCGCCGATTTCAGGTGGTAGTTCTATCAGAAGTTGACAACGTTGCAAAATTAGTTGTTCCAGTTCAGTTAATTTGGAAACAAAAGGTGGCAAAGTTTTTATTCTTGTGTTTGACAGATCTAGAACTTTTATGGCTGGCATTCCCCTAAAGAATGTGGAAGGAATATAACTCAAATCAAGGTTTGAGTCCAAGAATAACTTTTCAAGGTCTGGGAAGCTTAGATTAACTGGAATCTCAGGGAGTTCGGAATTCCTTATGTGGATCACCTTGAGGCTCCGTACTGCTACAGATTTCGCGAGAACGAATTCATAGTCCAATACCCTTTCCATTAGGCTAAGTAATTCTCTAATGTCAAGCAGAGTACCCTCACATTTATGGAAGTCCAGTCGTACTTCCATTCTGCTTCACAACAACATTGTAGTTATAAACATGTTAGTACAGGTGATAGTTGATATTACATAACCCCGATTAAAGTATTATTTCAACAATGAAATCTCAAATTTCTTttatcataattttttttaaaaacacaTTTCATTGAACGTAACAAATAAGTATATTAAATCTTCACCTCTTAGACGCATATGTTAGGAAGATCGTGtattcaataaattgggagtGATAATGTGATGTTATTGATAATAACATAGCTATATTAAATCTTTATGATGATAATACATATCACTAAATGGATCATACATTATTGACCTGAGCTCTCATTAATATCGAAAAAATCACTAAATTAACCATAATTACTTGAGTCCAATGACCAGGTCAGCCTGGTACATGAAAGAATTGTATAATCGACCATGAAATATTCAGACATCGTTAATTGTATAAAATCAAACATTATTCCAATATTGCAGATAAATGAGGTAGAAAATGGAACTTACTTATCAGCTTGGCTGGTAGAAGACATTCTGTTTATAGAAAATTCTGGCCTATGAAACTCTACTAGGCTTGAGCAACCGGAGAGATAGAGATTTTGAAGGGATCTCATCTTACGTATACTTTCTGGTAGATTTTTCATAATCTTACAATCTCTTAGATCCACTGAAGAGAGACTCTGAAGCGAATTTATAGACTCAGGAATTCCAACCAGATTTCTACAGCCAGAGATGTCCAGTACCTTGAGATTCACAAGTTCACCAATTTCATGTGGCAGTTCTGTAAGAAGCTCACAACGTCGCAAAAGGAGTTCTTTCAGTTTGATCAATTTGGAAATGGAAACTGGCAATTTTTCTATACTTGTGTCCGACATATCTAGAATTTCAAGGGCTGGCATTTGCTCAAAGAATGAAGGAGGAATATAATCCAAATTAAGGACGAATATCATTTTAAGATCGGGGAAGCTAAAATTCTCGGGAATCTCAAGGAGTTTGGAATCTCTCAAGCGGATCACGTTGAGGTTCAGTACTGACACAGATTTGGATTTCAGTAATTTGTCTTCTGATACCTTTTCTATTAGGCTAAGTAATTCTTCTTTGTCGGACAGAATACCTTGTCTTTCCGGAAAGTCATGAAAGTCAACTTGTACTTCGCTTCTGCACCAAAAAAACAAGAAGATTTTTGAACATTAATTAGGGCAGCATGAGACAACCAATCTGTTAGTGTAGATGAAATTTCATTGTTAGCATAACAATGTTTCTGTTTCTTTAAATCGCGCGACCACTCCTACTGAAAATTGCCCAATTGATAACTTTCTTGATGAGATCTTAAGACAGGCAATTTTTTAGCATTAGCTTAGAAGGGACACAATTGCTTGAAACATCATGCCATAGTGTATACTGCACTCCATTTTTTCCCAGGATGAAGTTGTCAAGATATTTCATCACAATGTCCAAGAATGAAGTTGTCATCAAGATATTTCATCACAATGTCAATAGATACACATGTACTTGCTTAAGAAAACAACCAACCAGGTGTTATTTTTTAGTACTGGAACATAAAATGTCGCGTACTATATAGCAAAACAAATTACTTGTAAATAGCAATGTAACTATTTTAATTAGCAGTATTTACTATGAGCTATTAAAATGAAGCACCAATTAGGCAAtcatataaataatttaattatatcatttaaaTTAGGAGAGTAGATTACAAATAGTAATGGAATTTTTTTTAACAAAGTGTCAAAAGCACCAAAGCAAAATAGAGGACTAAAAGCATCTCAAAAATAATAAGTAATGAAAATATCTAGGCTTAATGACTTTTTAAACCTCAAACTTTCCACCAATATACCCATTTGCAGTACCTTTTTTCCCATCGGGTACTAAAAACGTAACCTTTTACCCTTAGACCGGCCGGTTTTCACCCGGTCCAAGTGTAAAAAAACATATTTTAGATACTGAGAGCCGAAAATGTACGCTTTTAAATTTAAGGTTTTTATGAGTATACTGGTGCAAAATTTGATGCCGAAAATGTCATTATTTAAAAGGGTTTGTACAAACTCACCTTTCAGACAATGGGCTTTGCCAAGCAGATAGATTCAGATTTTGAAGGGACTCCGGCTTACTAGTATTTTCTGTAAAATCCTGTGAAGAGAGTCGCTCAAGCAATCTCATTGAGCCCGGAGCAATATCAGAAAAATCTTCGAGACCTCGGGAAATCATTTTTACAATATTTTGCCATTTGAAACGATTTAGATTGGTAGTCCTAAGGTTTAAAAACTGTTAAGATATGATAATACAACATTCAGTTAGTTGCAAGCAAATGTATCCTTGTAGGGTAATCTAGTAAAACACATAAATATAAGAGTTACTACTTTTTCCCATACCCGAGCCTGAACTTCTTTTAATCTTGTTCCGATGTTGATGATCTTGATAAGAGAAGGTTCTCTGGTGTATCCAGACTCCATATTTATTGAGGCTGACTCCAAGTTTATATCATGCAGAACTGTTTTCTCTATTTGGGACAGAACTGTTTTCTCTATTTGGGACAGGAATTTGTTGTCCACCCTGCCAATGTGTGCAGCCAATAAAGTATaatgagaaaagaaaaaaaattagatTATACTTTATCagtttcaaaaatattttaacaTTTTGAAACTTGTTTTCCATTATAATAAGAAAATGTTTAAATATCATGCTCCACTGAGGGGGATTCGAATCCTTGGACATGCATTTTTATCGAGCATTGGTTATGTTTAGTAAAaattttcattccatttctcatttTTAATTTTAGATTTACCCCAAATCACTCAATGGCCATTCCCCACCTCCCCTTcttttttcatttaattttaatttaaatcttGCAACCCAAAAATAGATTAATACGtaaattattttttcaaaaataaaaaataattatttatttagtttttataaatttaaaacaattttgatatataatttatgtgttaattttttttttaaaaactaaagatgttataaattacttatattaatttattttaatgtaaataagttatattgttataaatacaaaatacataTACTTTTTACATTATATGATATTGGaaaaattaaatatcaatataaTAATTAGTTTTTTAATCCGTTTGTGGATCTGTAccaaacaagtaaaacaattcaggatcattcattttctttctccttctttctctTTTTGTATTCCATTCTGTTTCCTGACATGAACCAAATACCCCCTAAAACCTTTTCAAAACTGAATGTCCCCCTAACACCAACTAAGTATGAGCTTAACACAAATAATAATTGCATTATACTCTTAACGCAAAATAGCGATGCGTGATATgtgaaaaattatttaaaaaaatgaaattaaatGCAAGTATAGAAAGCGTTGAACAAAGTTACGCATCATATATTTTTAGGTAAGGGGGAAAATGGTTGGAGATGAATTTTTGGAGTAAAACCTCTAAAAATGTTTACATAGGTACATTAAGGTAAGGAAGATGATTCATTAGAGTTGCTCTTGATATGCCTTTTTCTGCAAGACAACCTAGTCAACCTTGATGTTTCTAAGTATTGATTTGATTAATTAAGTCACCACAATCTTGATAGCATATTTATAAGAGCTTATCAGAAACTATCAAGTATAAGAATAGGGGAAGAATTCTTGTGAGAAACTATCAAATATAAGAAGAGGGGAAGAATCCTGAAGTAATATGAAAGAGAATATAGTGGGTCTACTAATTGGAGTCGATTATTCAATTTATAATTTTAACAAACTCttcaaatattataatataacatgtttcagaaaaatgttaacatataTTACTATTGTGAAAGATATATATTATAGATGATGTATTTtaagatattattattatttatattattgaaaATATGTAAGTTTTTTAAAAGTGTTTAGAATTACTAACTTATGCTCCAAATTAATCCTAGCTAATCACATTTAAGTATTTATTTGGTTGACGAATAAATGATAATCTTGAGAAAGTATTTATGAGTACTTACAAAAATTTAGTTACAATTCAATACTGATGTGAAACCTGTGTTTAATGTGTGTTAAACCAAAATTCCGAAACTCActcttgtatatatatatgtgtgtgagatataattaaaaataattttcaaaaaggAACATTCGaacattttaaaatttatatatatttaattttgatATGAATTTATTAATAATATCATCGTTAATAAATATTCATAAACATTCACAATGATATTATTAACGAAGCAATGTCAAAAGCAGTAAGTTAAATACATATTAAACGTCATATTTTAGGATAAGTATTGGTTCAACATTTAAAAAAAGCCCAAAAAACTAGAACATACTATCCAAAACAGTGAAATATGACTAAGTTTATATAGAAAAATTAGGAAAGTCACTTTTATAATCTCGCTAATTTTTCATTAAGTGATATCGAACTGAATTAACTATGAAAAAAAGATATAAACGAAGAAAAAAAAGAATTAATGAAATTTGTTAGTAGTATTATAAGTAAATGAGTATATTGTGAGTATATGTTCATGTTTAAATCCGGgcttaaattataaaaaatataaaaagtaGTCAATTTTAAAAATACCTTATATTATTACCTCATTAAAAATATCTTACATAATTACTTCATAACAACCTTCAAATACAATTTTTTTCAATTTATATTTAACAAAATTATAATTAATGGTT
Encoded here:
- the LOC141664110 gene encoding uncharacterized protein LOC141664110, with product MTSSGNQTYGSSLPISSHWSLPSGYDVYFSFRSIDTGTIFVDHLRTALSSKGIQTVCYESVLEQDFIPSIFLSTIAMSKIIVVVISENYASSHWCLDELVEILELKREGNHHVVSVFYNVDPLDVRQQTGEFGKAFQKHMDMENKDVGQQTGEFGQTNFQQQKDMKKKLETWKAALAEIGNLPGYQLPFSPAGVDNKFLSQIEKTVLSQIEKTVLHDINLESASINMESGYTREPSLIKIINIGTRLKEVQARFLNLRTTNLNRFKWQNIVKMISRGLEDFSDIAPGSMRLLERLSSQDFTENTSKPESLQNLNLSAWQSPLSERSEVQVDFHDFPERQGILSDKEELLSLIEKVSEDKLLKSKSVSVLNLNVIRLRDSKLLEIPENFSFPDLKMIFVLNLDYIPPSFFEQMPALEILDMSDTSIEKLPVSISKLIKLKELLLRRCELLTELPHEIGELVNLKVLDISGCRNLVGIPESINSLQSLSSVDLRDCKIMKNLPESIRKMRSLQNLYLSGCSSLVEFHRPEFSINRMSSTSQADKMEVRLDFHKCEGTLLDIRELLSLMERVLDYEFVLAKSVAVRSLKVIHIRNSELPEIPVNLSFPDLEKLFLDSNLDLSYIPSTFFRGMPAIKVLDLSNTRIKTLPPFVSKLTELEQLILQRCQLLIELPPEIGALENLKVLDLEGTGLAYLPAELEKLINLKCLKVSLYDAESYRKTKKISSIIPVAKLSKLNQLEDLSITIDPQSLWCSAAVKIIMEDLPSLNKLKTLKLYLPTAELLKSLVELRWNKDGLSIYPNLSNFNVIFGPYGQRFISRIPCDFEEEFLKLKKCLKYINGKENTSEFAEAVKHANALYLDRHWTIQKLSVFKLGELNELKFCLLVDCNEMKMVFDESDYSVGVANKGENLHSLQYLAIHYLEKLEVICKGPGASCCLQSLKVLVLHMCPSLITIFTPELLEDLVNLEEMIVEDCPKVQTLVVADKSQSISKKILFRLKKLSLLYLPQLVSISGDFSMGRKLENIVVYDCPMLKRLPSVEVFDKDAIEVKGEMKWWNALEWYESGWSAGQPYYLREIPELDIDGDFLEEFAPKFGNSLRLFVEECDAN